The DNA segment ACCCCCAGGTTCCCCCCATTTCCATTCTTTTTTCTACTTTACTTTATCTCTTATTCGCTTCCACGATCTTTTTTTTCTCAGGAAGATGACGCTCCCATTGTCGAGGACGTCAAGGACGATGACAAAGAGGAAACCGAAGACGAGGATGAGGACGATGACGACGATGACAAGGAAGATGACGCCCAAGGTCCTCCCATGTTCCTTTTTGTACCGTTATTGATTTCATAATCACAATGTTTTCTGTTTGGTATGCCTTTTGTTATGTTAATGtttatattgattaatggaTTTGCATATATAGATTTACATCTCAGAAATGCAATCTATTTAGCCTTGTTGTAGAAAATGAACTTGATATGTTTACTCTATTTGGCTAAGATTTATGTGCTTATGGttcttgtataatttttatatttctctttcaATGAGAAAAACAATGAGTGTACATGTCCTAACAGTGTATAAAACAACCAATAAGAAATCAttgttaactaataataatttttaaggtaattcttataaaattttactaacttatcatatatgatagtgggtaagtttgtttaaacttatttcttgaaaccaaaatttattttgataaaataaacatcTTTCTGTTTTCTTAGTGTGTTGTCAAtacgtttattttaaaaaatggttattttaaaattgtcttttttatgttttagcaAATTTCTAGTTTGTTTAGTGTGCaaaaaaattttacattgtcaatacatatattatttattcaaaaaggATTTGTGCTATGCCGTTGTCTATTGATTTGCAGTGTTTCTGATCTTAAGGCTTTACCTGAAGAAAAATGCAATGTACATCTTTTTATTGTGTGCGTCTTCTATTGCAAAACCATATCtgttgatttgttttcttggaCTAAATGGACTTTAAGATGCAGGTGGTGCTGAGGGTGGGAAGCAGAGCAGAAGTGAGAAGAAGAGCCGAAAAGCAATGTTGAAGTTGGGACTGAAACCTGTTACTGGCGTTAGTAGGGTCACAATCAAGAGGACAAAGAATGTGAGCATTGTTATTGTTCTATCTGTGATCTATCTGGGAGGCGGATGGATTTTAACCAATTTGTTTTATGCATTAGATTCTTTTTTTCATCTCAAAACCTGATGTCTTCAAGAGTCCAAATTCTGAGACCTACATCATATTTGGGGAGGCAAAAATAGAGGACTTGAGCTCTCAGTTGCAGACACAGGCTGCTCAACAGTTCAGGATGCCAGATGTGGGATCTGTACTGGCAAAACAAGATCAAGATGCTGCAGCTGCAGCGGCACAGCctgaagaagaggaggaggaggttgATGAAACTGGTGTCGAGCCCCATGACATTGATTTGGTGATGACACAGGCAGGA comes from the Glycine soja cultivar W05 chromosome 6, ASM419377v2, whole genome shotgun sequence genome and includes:
- the LOC114415636 gene encoding nascent polypeptide-associated complex subunit alpha-like protein 2, encoding MSPGPVIDAATDPGADQQIPSVDDAILKKKAHPQEDDAPIVEDVKDDDKEETEDEDEDDDDDDKEDDAQGGAEGGKQSRSEKKSRKAMLKLGLKPVTGVSRVTIKRTKNILFFISKPDVFKSPNSETYIIFGEAKIEDLSSQLQTQAAQQFRMPDVGSVLAKQDQDAAAAAAQPEEEEEEVDETGVEPHDIDLVMTQAGVSRSKAVKALKTHNGDIVGAIMELTT